One window of Triticum dicoccoides isolate Atlit2015 ecotype Zavitan chromosome 5A, WEW_v2.0, whole genome shotgun sequence genomic DNA carries:
- the LOC119300010 gene encoding uncharacterized protein LOC119300010: protein MGGGLASFWEERNIQTLVILSFALQAILLCCAGIRRSREASGVLRILLWLAYLMADYTAIYALGHMSITMSRSRSPPGPADHQVRMVPFWAPFLLLHLGGPDTITAYAYQDNQLWLRHLLTLAGQVLGAIYVMYLFVAPGRNPAGTLLTAAALMFVTGCIKYGERTWALKCGGIDSIKKSLDDDGKSSATGGPYHGREGAKRLDTEEVLLGAHHMLNFCKGLLADGPVMQKSEYEVMRQGIQLNGGNYVFHLAAMELSLLYDILYTKAAVLHTWHGLCIRIVAPLSMVAAFVLFQLSSKDAYSRADIAVTYVLLVGAMALELASSLRAAGSSWACASYHARGWHWLCDTVMRLRRMLKVGARRSASLDSLGQYNLLDLCTDANKDGHLRGKIAKMIGLKDRWQKMHYSSTAPVSDAIKTLVLREIRKRKIDDLRNARGRWILKEKEMYEDLTRIADDTELDRSIMVWHIATDLYLSMCPGPDPDPDKEVRDSIRVLSNHMLFLMVVHPYLLPGVVRTGRYKENLKYYDMVWWVNLKATKESTMKLSRSEIINKIADWQLPTDSRQEYIYGIGEEAADDVGDRPVYADGSWLAGMLRGNRWHLSAADMLEVIAGVWVEMLCYASHHCGEESHAKKLSTGAEFMNAVWLIIGHAMVYDRYAPSAEGLTGGLGLSNPPRKRKIPARWMQQPEADVGARPPGVPPGVHQVDVEARQTPSTCAKTSPIKPIPLGSTACGIPPEELSAPKLLQAPSGCYGASSSRKIFFSALVVYYCVICVLELYLNSELLMESTLMEYFVLECERIKL, encoded by the exons ATGGGCGGAGGGCTAGCATCGTTTTGGGAAGAACGGAACATCCAGACACTGGTGATCCTCAGCTTCGCCCTGCAAGCCATCCTCCTCTGCTGCGCAGGGATCCGGCGTAGTCGAGAAGCCTCGGGTGTGCTCAGAATCCTCCTCTGGCTGGCCTACCTGATGGCCGACTACACCGCAATCTACGCCCTTGGCCACATGTCCATCACCATGAGCAGGAGCAGGTCTCCTCCAGGTCCAGCCGACCACCAGgtgcggatggtgccattctgggcTCCCTTCCTGCTGCTCCACCTTGGCGGGCCGGACACCATCACCGCCTACGCCTACCAGGACAACCAGCTCTGGTTGCGCCACCTGCTCACGCTCGCGGGGCAGGTGCTCGGCGCCATCTATGTCATGTACCTCTTCGTCGCGCCCGGCAGGAACCCGGCTGGGACGTTGCTCACCGCCGCCGCGTTGATGTTCGTCACCGGCTGCATCAAGTACGGCGAGAGGACGTGGGCGCTCAAGTGCGGCGGCATCGACAGCATCAAAAAGTCCCTCGATGACGACGGCAAGTCGTCGGCCACCGGTGGCCCTTACCATGGGAGGGAGGGGGCAAAGAGGCTGgacacggaggaggtcctgctggggGCACACCACATGCTCAATTTCTGCAAGGGCCTCCTGGCTGATGGCCCGGTGATGCAGAAATCTGAGTACGAAGTCATGCGGCAAGGCATCCAGCTCAACGGCGGCAACTACGTATTCCATCTGGCCGCTATGGAGCTCTCCCTCCTGTACGACATACTCTACACCAAGGCGGCGGTGCTCCACACCTGGCATGGCTTGTGCATTCGGATTGTCGCGCCGCTCTCCATGGTCGCCGCGTTTGTGCTGTTTCAGCTCAGCAGCAAGGACGCCTACAGCAGGGCTGACATCGCCGTCACCTACGTCCTGCTCGTGGGAGCCATGGCATTGGAGCTCGCGTCGTCTCTCAGGGCGGCAGGGTCTTCCTGGGCGTGCGCGTCCTACCATGCCCGGGGATGGCACTGGCTCTGCGACACGGTGATGCGCCTCCGCCGAATGCTCAAGGTTGGAGCAAGGAGGAGTGCCTCCCTGGACTCGCTTGGGCAGTACAACCTGCTGGACCTCTGCACCGACGCCAACAAGGACGGCCACCTGAGAGGCAAGATCGCCAAGATGATTGGACTTAAGGACCGGTGGCAGAAGATGCACTACTCGAGCACCGCCCCCGTCTCCGACGCCATCAAGACTCTGGTGCTGAGAGAGATCAGGAAGAGGAAAATAGATGATCTGAGGAATGCACGGGGCAGGTGGATCCTCAAGGAGAAAGAGATGTACGAGGATCTCACGCGGATCGCCGACGACACCGAGCTGGACCGTAGCATCATGGTGTGGCACATCGCCACCGATCTCTACCTCTCCATGTGCCCTGGCCCTGACCCTGACCCCGACAAGGAGGTCCGGGACAGCATAAGGGTGCTCTCCAACCACATGCTGTTCCTCATGGTGGTGCATCCCTACCTGTTGCCCGGAGTCGTTCGCACCGGCCGGTACAAGGAGAACTTGAAGTACTATGATATGGTGTGGTGGGTTAATTTGAAGGCCACCAAGGAAAGCACCATGAAGCTGTCCAGATCGGAGATCATCAACAAGATAGCCGACTGGCAGCTCCCGACCGATTCGAGGCAGGAGTACATTTACGGCATCGGCGAGGAAGCTGCTGACGACGTTGGTGACAGGCCGGTCTATGCGGACGGATCCTGGCTCGCCGGGATGCTGCGCGGGAACAGGTGGCACTTGTCCGCTGCTGACATGCTGGAGGTGATCGCCGGCGTGTGGGTGGAGATGTTGTGCTATGCGAGCCACCACTGCGGTGAGGAGTCCCACGCCAAGAAGCTAAGCACCGGAGCAGAGTTCATGAATGCCGTCTGGCTTATCATAGGGCATGCCATGGTGTACGACAGATACGCACCGTCTGCTGAGGGCTTGACAGGGGGTTTAGGGCTTAGCAATCCTCCGCGCAAGCGGAAGATCCCTGCCAGATGGATGCAGCAGCCGGAGGCGGACGTAGGAGCCCGACCGCCTGGTGTACCACCCGGTGTTCACCAGGTTGATGTTGAAGCACGCCAAACACCGAGCACATGCGCAAAGACATCACCAATAAAACCAATAC CGCTGGGCTCTACTGCATGTGGTATTCCTCCCGAGGAGCTCTCGGCGCCAAAGCTTCTCCAGGCTCCAAGTGGATGTTATGGTGCTTCTTCTTCACGCAAGATCTTCTTCAGTGCCCTTGTAGTTTATTATTGTGTTATCTGTGTACTAGAACTCTATTTAAATTCTGAACTTCTCATGGAGTCAACTCTTATGGAATATTTTGTGTTGGAATGTGAGAGGATTAAACTCTGA
- the LOC119302880 gene encoding uncharacterized protein At2g39795, mitochondrial-like: MARALLRHRGALPSLLSPAAPTTPRLVPSFSSAAASSLASLRSPLDERLLRLLSSEISYVADRRPPHQPPTGFKSFAVEDRPGEQWVRLRAARRGAGAGEEAIKIDATLFDGVAELPPDASLFNRVEALEQGPRLHLSLIVEVARADRVLGFICSAWPDQLAVRHVLTLRGTGAATDDRGARDFTKLEPAEREAVKKFLQEREVDAELAEFLHDYVANKEKMEMLQWLKTVESFVEK; this comes from the exons ATGGCGCGCGCCCTCCTCCGCCACCGCGGCGCGCTCCCCTCTCTCCTCTCGCCGGCCGCCCCCACGACGCCCAGGCTGGTCCCGTcattctcctccgccgccgcctcctccctcgcgtCGCTGCGCTCCCCGCTCGACGAACGCCTGCTCCGCCTCCTGAGCTCCGAGATCTCCTACGTCGCCGACCGCCGCCCTCCCCACCAG CCGCCGACGGGCTTCAAATCCTTCGCCGTGGAGGACCGCCCGGGGGAGCAGTGGGTGCgcctccgcgccgcccgccgaggcgCCGGGGCCGGGGAGGAGGCCATCAAGATCGACGCCACCTTGTTCGACGGCGTCGCGGAGCTGCCCCCCGACGCGTCCCTCTTCAACCGGGTCGAGGCGCTCGAGCAAGGGCCGCGCCTCCACCTCAGCCTCATCGTCGAGGTGGCCCGCGCCGACCGCGTACTGGGATTCATCTGCTCCGCCTGGCCCGACCAACTCGCCGTCCGCCACGTGCTCACCCTCAGGGGCACCGGCGCCGCCACCGACGACCGCGGTGCCCGCGACTTCAC GAAGCTGGAGCCTGCGGAGAGGGAGGCGGTGAAGAAGTTCCTGCAGGAGAGGGAGGTGGATGCCGAGCTTGCGGAGTTCTTGCACGACTACGTTGCGAACAAGGAGAAGATGGAGATGCTCCAGTGGCTGAAGACAGTCGAATCGTTCGTCGAGAAGTAA